The following proteins come from a genomic window of Oncorhynchus kisutch isolate 150728-3 unplaced genomic scaffold, Okis_V2 scaffold3465, whole genome shotgun sequence:
- the LOC116371652 gene encoding speriolin-like protein, whose translation MCTDPREHEETASCSYVMSQKVKDPERLLGEIAFQLDRRILSYVFQGQNRLYGFTVLNIRDKIIQVSTHPLTGKVDEGYRLQLSQRYTELMAKLKQLGYSMTLHPPFTEFIINTYGILKQRADSYSARELGYNSPDFLRRVVINSAPSKLLKDLLLLFSCLSFMARQDGKPLFLW comes from the exons ATGTGCACAGACCCACGAGAACATGAAGAGACTGCAAGCTGTTCTTACGTCATGTCTCAGAAGGTGAAAG ATCCAGAGCGGTTGTTGGGGGAGATAGCCTTCCAGCTGGATCGAAGGATCCTGTCCTATGTGTTCCAGGGCCAGAACAGACTCTATGGGTTCACTGTGCTCAATATACGAGACAAGatcattcag GTGTCCACACACCCTCTGACGGGGAAGGTGGACGAGGGCTACAGGCTCCAGCTGTCCCAGCGCTACACTGAGCTGATGGCCAAGCTGAAGCAGCTGGGCTATAGTATGACTCTCCACCCCCCCTTCACAGAGTTCATCATCAACACCTATGGCATCCTGAAGCAGAGGGCTGACTCATACAGCGCCCGGGAGCTGGGATACAACAG CCCGGACTTCCTCAGGAGAGTAGTTATCAACTCAGCCCCCTCCAAACTGCTGAAGGATCTCCTGCTGCTGTTCAGTTGCCTCTCTTTCATGGCCAGGCAGGACGGCAAGCCCCTCTTCCTCTGGTAG